The DNA region GCTCAGTCGGCGTTTGGAGGTTTCTTCAGGGCTCATCCTGCACTGGAAGAGGCGATACGAGGAAGGCGGCCTGGTTGAGGGGCCCTCTCGGACAGAGAAAGAGCTTGTTGGGCGTATTGCCCAGTTGGAGCAGATGGTGGGCAGACTCACCATGGAGAACGATCTTTTAAAAAAGGCCGTGGAGTACACGGCGCGGCGCAGAAAAGAGAATTCATCGCCCATCACCGCCAAGAGTTTGGCAGCATCCAAAGGGGGTGCGAAGTGATGGG from Candidatus Obscuribacterales bacterium includes:
- a CDS encoding transposase codes for the protein MVERRKFSTAFKRQVVEELLSGVTTLAQLSRRLEVSSGLILHWKRRYEEGGLVEGPSRTEKELVGRIAQLEQMVGRLTMENDLLKKAVEYTARRRKENSSPITAKSLAASKGGAK